In Rhodothermus marinus DSM 4252, a single genomic region encodes these proteins:
- a CDS encoding sugar phosphate isomerase/epimerase family protein: MNRRDFLERASALLAAGLSWTRLRSAEAAPWFRISLAEWSLHRTIFGGKLDALDFPVVARRTFGIEAVEYVNQFFFDRARDRAYLGELKRRAEGEGVRSLLIMCDREGRLGDPDPARRRQAVENHYKWVEAARFLGCHSIRVNAASEGSYEEQQKLAADGLRQLVDFAAEHELNVLVENHGGLSSNGAWLAGVIRMVDHPRCGTLPDFGNWRVDAETWYDPYRGLAELMPFAKGVSAKSYDFDAEGNETRLDYVRLLRIVREAGYRGYIGIEYEGDRLDEMEGIRATKALLERVRAQLAEAQNDQGGQR, from the coding sequence ATGAATCGACGTGATTTTCTGGAGCGGGCTTCGGCGCTGCTGGCGGCCGGTCTGAGCTGGACGCGGCTGCGCAGCGCCGAGGCGGCCCCGTGGTTTCGGATCTCGCTGGCCGAGTGGTCGCTGCACCGGACGATCTTCGGCGGGAAGCTCGATGCGCTGGACTTTCCGGTGGTGGCCCGCCGAACATTCGGGATTGAGGCGGTCGAGTACGTGAACCAGTTCTTTTTCGACCGGGCGCGCGACCGGGCCTATCTCGGCGAGCTGAAGCGGCGGGCCGAGGGCGAGGGCGTGCGCAGCCTGCTGATCATGTGCGACCGGGAGGGGCGGCTGGGCGACCCGGATCCTGCGCGGCGGCGTCAGGCCGTCGAGAACCACTACAAGTGGGTGGAGGCGGCGCGTTTTCTGGGCTGTCATTCGATCCGGGTCAACGCGGCCAGTGAGGGGAGCTACGAGGAGCAGCAGAAGCTGGCGGCCGACGGGCTGCGGCAACTGGTGGATTTTGCCGCCGAGCACGAGCTGAACGTGCTGGTGGAGAACCACGGTGGGCTGTCGAGCAACGGGGCCTGGCTGGCGGGTGTGATCCGGATGGTGGATCACCCGCGGTGCGGGACGCTCCCGGACTTCGGCAACTGGCGCGTGGACGCGGAGACCTGGTACGATCCCTACCGGGGACTGGCCGAGCTGATGCCCTTCGCGAAAGGCGTGAGCGCCAAATCGTACGACTTTGACGCCGAGGGCAACGAGACGCGACTGGACTACGTGCGTCTGCTGCGCATCGTGCGGGAGGCCGGCTACCGGGGCTATATCGGGATCGAGTACGAAGGGGATCGGCTGGACGAGATGGAAGGCATTCGGGCCACGAAGGCGCTGCTGGAACGGGTGCGCGCGCAACTGGCCGAAGCGCAAAACGATCAGGGAGGACAGCGATGA
- a CDS encoding CRTAC1 family protein, with protein MLVFEDVTAEVGLGDFRHETGAFGQKWMPESLGGGGGFADLDGDGWTDIILVTGAHWPGHGPALPALTVYRNRGDGTFEPWTTQAGLDRYTAYGMGIAAADYDNDGDTDLFLTALGPNLLFQNDGRGRFREVGREAGLRGDTSWSTAAIFFDADRDGWLDLFYGNYVDWTPETDLFCTSDGVHKDYCTPRQYNGLSGRFFHNNGDGTFSDMTEATGFAGMPGKTLGVAELDFNRDGWPDLVVANDTQRDLLFVNNGDGTFTERGMVAGIAFDANGRARAGMGIDVGFFGPDATPVIAIGNFSSEMAGFYQYVGNGVFVDRAPQVGMGSPTLLTLTFGLFFFDPDLDGDLDLLLCNGHIMEDIASVQDGVTFRQRPQLFLNEGAERFREYPPVGVWAKPLLGRGAAYADYDRDGDVDVLLIENGGPVHLWRNRTDPGRPGAPHFVQLALRGVQSNRDALGTQLILYAGGRRLERRVHGGSSYLSQLEYIVTVGLGPHTQVDSLVVWWPSGLQQRFERLAADRRWLLIEGQSPQPDRPAVP; from the coding sequence GTGCTCGTATTTGAAGACGTGACGGCAGAGGTCGGTCTGGGTGATTTCAGGCACGAGACCGGAGCCTTCGGGCAGAAATGGATGCCGGAAAGTCTGGGGGGCGGTGGGGGATTTGCCGATCTCGACGGTGACGGCTGGACCGATATCATTCTGGTCACCGGTGCACACTGGCCCGGACACGGGCCCGCGCTTCCGGCACTGACCGTCTATCGCAACCGGGGCGATGGCACCTTTGAGCCCTGGACGACGCAGGCCGGTCTGGATCGTTATACCGCCTACGGCATGGGCATCGCCGCGGCCGACTACGACAACGACGGCGATACGGATCTTTTCCTGACAGCGCTGGGGCCCAACCTGCTTTTCCAGAATGACGGACGGGGACGATTCAGGGAAGTCGGTCGTGAAGCCGGTCTGCGTGGTGATACCAGCTGGAGCACGGCGGCCATCTTTTTTGACGCCGACCGCGATGGCTGGCTGGATCTGTTCTATGGCAATTACGTGGACTGGACGCCTGAAACCGATCTTTTCTGCACTTCCGACGGCGTCCACAAAGACTACTGCACACCCCGTCAGTACAACGGCCTATCCGGACGCTTTTTTCACAACAACGGCGACGGCACCTTCAGCGATATGACCGAGGCGACCGGCTTTGCCGGAATGCCCGGCAAGACGCTGGGCGTTGCCGAGCTGGACTTCAACCGCGACGGCTGGCCCGATCTGGTCGTGGCCAACGACACGCAGCGCGACCTGCTCTTCGTGAATAACGGAGACGGTACGTTCACCGAACGCGGGATGGTGGCCGGGATTGCCTTCGACGCGAACGGCCGCGCCCGGGCGGGTATGGGGATCGACGTGGGCTTTTTCGGACCTGATGCCACTCCGGTGATCGCCATCGGTAACTTTTCCAGCGAAATGGCCGGATTCTACCAGTACGTGGGAAACGGTGTGTTCGTCGATCGCGCCCCGCAGGTAGGGATGGGTTCGCCCACGCTGCTGACACTGACGTTCGGGTTGTTTTTCTTCGATCCAGACCTGGACGGCGATCTGGACCTGCTGCTCTGCAACGGGCACATCATGGAAGACATCGCCAGCGTACAGGATGGCGTCACCTTCCGGCAGCGTCCGCAGCTTTTCCTGAACGAAGGGGCAGAGCGCTTTCGGGAGTACCCGCCGGTCGGTGTCTGGGCAAAGCCGCTGCTGGGACGGGGAGCTGCCTATGCGGACTATGACCGGGACGGCGATGTGGATGTGCTGCTCATCGAAAACGGCGGGCCTGTGCATCTCTGGCGCAACCGGACCGATCCGGGGCGGCCGGGCGCCCCGCACTTTGTCCAACTGGCACTCCGGGGCGTGCAGAGCAATCGGGACGCCCTGGGCACACAACTGATTCTCTATGCAGGTGGTCGTCGCCTGGAGCGGCGTGTGCACGGCGGCAGCAGCTACCTTTCGCAACTGGAGTACATCGTAACGGTGGGGCTGGGGCCGCATACGCAGGTCGATTCCCTGGTGGTATGGTGGCCGAGCGGTCTGCAGCAGCGCTTCGAACGACTGGCTGCCGATCGCCGCTGGCTGCTGATCGAAGGGCAATCTCCTCAACCTGATCGACCGGCTGTGCCATGA
- a CDS encoding 3-keto-disaccharide hydrolase → MNRMRRLFSVVLPGIVLLASGCGPSRSEAPAQEQTTAADTSDWIVLFDGTSLEAWRGYRSETIPPCWRIAEDGTLHCMGEGSGDLITKEQFADFVLELEWKVAPGGNSGIMYRVTEEYDAPWMSGPEYQVLDNAGHPDGNDPKTSAGACYALYPTDPSAVRPAGEWNTTRIVVDSAHVEHWLNGRKVVEYELWSEDWNARVAASKFRVYPNFGRARRGHLVLQHHGDPVWYRNIRIRLLNR, encoded by the coding sequence ATGAACCGTATGCGACGTCTTTTTTCAGTGGTTTTGCCGGGCATTGTACTGCTGGCATCCGGATGCGGGCCGTCGCGCTCGGAGGCGCCGGCGCAGGAGCAGACGACCGCGGCCGACACGTCCGACTGGATCGTGCTGTTCGACGGCACGAGTCTGGAGGCCTGGCGCGGCTACCGGAGCGAGACGATTCCGCCCTGCTGGCGGATTGCCGAGGACGGGACGCTGCACTGCATGGGCGAGGGGAGTGGCGATCTGATCACGAAGGAGCAGTTTGCCGACTTTGTGCTGGAGCTGGAATGGAAGGTGGCGCCCGGCGGCAACAGCGGGATCATGTACCGGGTGACGGAGGAATACGACGCGCCGTGGATGAGCGGGCCGGAGTACCAGGTGCTGGACAATGCGGGGCATCCGGACGGCAACGATCCGAAGACGAGCGCCGGGGCCTGCTACGCGCTGTATCCGACGGATCCGTCGGCGGTGCGTCCGGCCGGAGAATGGAACACGACGCGGATCGTGGTGGACAGCGCGCACGTCGAGCACTGGCTCAACGGCCGCAAGGTGGTTGAGTACGAACTCTGGAGCGAAGACTGGAACGCCCGCGTGGCGGCCAGCAAATTCCGGGTCTACCCGAACTTCGGCAGAGCGCGGCGGGGCCACCTTGTGCTACAGCATCATGGCGATCCGGTCTGGTATCGCAACATCCGCATTCGTTTGCTGAATCGATAA
- a CDS encoding tetratricopeptide repeat protein has protein sequence MNYQHTIFYVLLSGVMLMGGACSSRQTERRLVDPRVRALLLQAEQALQRYDFAQALALADSAARYDSDEPAIYFLQGRLYAEMAQFDRAEAAYQEVLQRDPNFRGIWHNLANLKARQHRFREAIALYQKELQRYPGAPTWQAMARAYRELGVVDSAAYAYRQALQLDSTYVPAYIGMTQLLDDEGRFAEALTYAQRAQALDPDNPETNYLLGELLMKNGRFAEALPYLQRVVEAWPWHAGAHYSLGQALLRVGRREEGEAALQRYEQLRELNAQVQMLEEAVRTTPDNPYAFAALGAALRRSGRYEEALRAYTIALFLSPGNPEILNNLAALYFVQGDTLAAMQTYRRALQADSTFIDAWLNLGVLHALRGERAAAAYAWRQVLRYDPQHEAARRYLARLYQ, from the coding sequence ATGAACTACCAACACACAATTTTTTACGTCCTGCTGAGCGGCGTAATGCTGATGGGCGGTGCCTGCAGCAGCCGCCAGACCGAGCGGCGGCTGGTCGATCCTCGCGTTCGGGCGTTGCTGTTGCAGGCCGAACAGGCGCTCCAGCGGTACGATTTTGCGCAGGCGCTGGCACTGGCCGACAGCGCCGCCCGTTACGATTCCGACGAACCCGCCATCTATTTTCTGCAGGGGCGCCTCTACGCCGAAATGGCGCAGTTCGATCGGGCCGAAGCCGCTTACCAGGAGGTGCTGCAACGCGATCCGAATTTCCGGGGTATCTGGCACAACCTGGCCAACCTGAAGGCCCGGCAGCATCGTTTTCGGGAGGCTATTGCGCTCTATCAAAAGGAGTTGCAGCGTTATCCCGGAGCGCCTACGTGGCAGGCCATGGCCCGGGCCTACCGCGAGCTGGGTGTGGTCGACAGCGCCGCCTATGCCTACCGGCAGGCCCTGCAGCTCGACAGCACCTACGTGCCGGCTTACATCGGCATGACGCAGTTGCTTGATGATGAGGGGCGCTTTGCCGAAGCGCTGACCTATGCGCAGCGAGCGCAGGCGCTGGATCCGGACAATCCGGAGACGAACTACCTGCTGGGCGAGCTGCTGATGAAAAACGGTCGCTTTGCTGAAGCGCTGCCGTATCTGCAGCGTGTGGTGGAGGCCTGGCCCTGGCATGCCGGCGCACACTACAGCCTGGGTCAGGCGCTGCTACGCGTGGGGCGCCGGGAGGAAGGCGAGGCTGCGCTGCAGCGCTATGAGCAACTGCGCGAACTGAACGCCCAGGTGCAGATGCTGGAAGAGGCCGTCCGGACCACACCCGACAATCCCTATGCGTTTGCCGCGCTGGGAGCGGCCCTGCGCCGCAGCGGCCGTTATGAGGAGGCCCTGCGGGCCTATACGATCGCCCTGTTTCTCTCGCCGGGTAATCCCGAGATCCTGAATAACCTGGCGGCGCTCTACTTCGTGCAGGGCGACACGCTGGCGGCCATGCAGACGTACCGCCGGGCGCTGCAGGCCGACTCGACCTTCATCGACGCCTGGCTGAACCTGGGCGTGTTGCATGCGCTGCGTGGCGAGCGCGCGGCCGCTGCGTACGCCTGGCGCCAGGTCCTGCGCTACGACCCGCAGCACGAGGCGGCCCGCCGCTACCTGGCCCGCCTGTATCAGTAG
- a CDS encoding tetratricopeptide repeat protein produces MRLVFGLLLLTACRQNPPDSAQLPPQAELFLRQMQQALAAQRLAPALALADSVERYAPGWPDALFVRGLVYMQQRRHEAAAAAFRQVLERQPHYPGAWFNLGQNAALARRYREAIGYYRNELKLAEEVPTSPQTLAAVWAQMGSAYEQLARDDSARAAYAQALRLDSTYAEAHAGLSRLLERAGRYEEALRHAEQAMTLAPARLDYRYRVGALLVQLGRFAEAIPLLQTVVQHWPGHDGAAYNLGRALIATGRTEAGQRYLARADSLQQLTERLLHARRRTELQPDDPDAWSAYARLLMEAGYLDQAYTALQTALTLAPGNLALLSNLATLQLAMGDTTGALKGLQLLVRADSSFAEGWFNLGVVYAMLGDTGAAREAWQRTLRLNPEHEAARAYLSRLQ; encoded by the coding sequence ATGAGGCTGGTTTTCGGCCTGTTGCTGCTTACAGCTTGCCGGCAGAATCCGCCGGACTCGGCGCAACTACCTCCGCAGGCCGAGCTCTTTCTCCGCCAGATGCAGCAGGCGCTGGCAGCGCAGCGGCTGGCGCCCGCGCTGGCGCTGGCCGACAGTGTGGAGCGCTACGCCCCGGGCTGGCCGGACGCGCTGTTCGTCCGCGGCCTGGTTTACATGCAGCAGCGGCGTCACGAAGCAGCCGCCGCTGCCTTTCGGCAGGTGCTCGAACGGCAGCCCCACTATCCGGGTGCCTGGTTCAACCTGGGGCAGAATGCGGCGCTGGCGCGTCGCTACCGCGAGGCCATCGGCTACTACCGGAATGAACTGAAGCTGGCCGAAGAGGTACCGACGTCGCCGCAGACGCTGGCCGCCGTATGGGCGCAGATGGGCAGCGCCTATGAGCAACTGGCCCGGGACGACAGCGCCCGCGCGGCCTATGCGCAGGCGCTCCGACTGGATTCGACCTATGCCGAAGCCCATGCAGGGTTGAGTCGACTGCTGGAACGTGCCGGCCGGTATGAAGAGGCGCTCCGCCACGCAGAACAGGCAATGACACTGGCGCCCGCACGACTGGACTACCGCTATCGGGTAGGTGCGCTGCTGGTGCAGTTGGGGCGCTTTGCAGAGGCAATCCCACTGCTGCAGACTGTGGTGCAACACTGGCCCGGACACGACGGCGCCGCCTACAACCTGGGACGCGCGTTGATCGCCACCGGCCGTACGGAAGCCGGGCAGCGCTACCTGGCGCGGGCCGACTCGCTGCAGCAGTTGACCGAGCGGTTGTTGCACGCCCGCCGACGCACGGAACTGCAACCTGACGACCCGGACGCCTGGTCGGCATATGCCCGCCTGCTGATGGAGGCCGGCTATCTGGACCAGGCCTATACGGCCCTGCAGACCGCCCTGACGCTTGCCCCGGGCAACCTGGCGCTGCTCAGCAATCTGGCCACGCTGCAACTGGCCATGGGGGATACCACCGGTGCCCTGAAGGGATTGCAGCTGCTGGTCCGGGCCGACTCGAGCTTTGCCGAGGGCTGGTTCAACCTGGGCGTCGTCTATGCAATGCTCGGCGATACCGGGGCTGCCCGTGAGGCCTGGCAGCGTACCCTGCGACTGAATCCGGAGCATGAAGCAGCCCGTGCCTATCTCAGCCGATTGCAATGA
- a CDS encoding MFS transporter, producing MKRFLGARLSAMMFLEFFIWGAWYTSVAVYMAAEGMGTLTHWPYTVNPIAAIAAPFFLGLIADRYFATEKVLGVLHLLGGLVLFMVPQFSGAPVAFILLLLLYNLCYMPTLGLANSLAFHHIQSQEKQFPLIRVFGTIGWIVAGLFVSFVLKAFVAEGRLPEQTPLPLYTAAVASILLGLYSFTLPHTPPPAAGQPVSIRSIAGLDALQQLGSKPFYVFLVSSFLICIPLAAYYNFTQLFLEATGFQNIAGTQTLGQMSEVVFMLLMPVFFARLGVKWMLLVGMGAWVLRYVLFALAAPGTIFWMIILGILLHGICYDFFFVTGQIYVDKKSTPEIRGQAQGMLVLVTYGLGMLIGAQVAGNLYNSFLNGAASLSLEAWQQFWFIPAAFAAVVMVLFGLLFNDRVERTPATAAGAPAAVEK from the coding sequence ATGAAGCGGTTTCTCGGTGCGCGACTCAGCGCGATGATGTTTCTGGAGTTTTTTATCTGGGGCGCCTGGTACACGTCGGTGGCCGTCTACATGGCGGCCGAGGGCATGGGCACGCTCACGCACTGGCCCTACACGGTCAACCCGATCGCGGCCATCGCCGCGCCGTTTTTCCTGGGACTGATTGCCGACCGCTATTTCGCCACGGAAAAGGTGCTGGGCGTGCTGCATTTGCTGGGTGGTCTGGTGCTATTCATGGTGCCGCAGTTCAGCGGGGCGCCCGTCGCCTTCATTCTGCTGCTGTTGCTCTACAACCTGTGTTACATGCCCACGCTGGGACTGGCCAACTCGCTGGCGTTCCACCACATTCAGAGCCAGGAGAAGCAGTTTCCGCTGATCCGGGTGTTCGGGACGATCGGCTGGATTGTGGCCGGACTGTTCGTGAGCTTCGTGCTGAAGGCTTTCGTCGCTGAAGGCCGGCTTCCGGAGCAGACGCCGCTGCCGCTTTACACGGCGGCCGTGGCGAGTATCCTGCTGGGGCTCTACAGCTTCACGCTTCCGCACACGCCCCCGCCGGCCGCAGGGCAACCCGTCTCGATCCGGAGCATTGCGGGCCTGGATGCCCTGCAGCAACTGGGCAGCAAGCCGTTCTATGTGTTTCTGGTCAGCTCGTTTTTGATCTGCATTCCACTGGCGGCCTACTACAACTTCACGCAGCTTTTCCTGGAGGCGACGGGCTTCCAGAACATCGCGGGCACGCAGACGCTCGGGCAGATGTCCGAAGTCGTCTTCATGCTGCTGATGCCGGTGTTCTTTGCACGACTGGGCGTCAAGTGGATGCTGCTGGTGGGAATGGGCGCCTGGGTGCTGCGCTACGTGCTGTTTGCGCTGGCCGCGCCAGGCACGATCTTCTGGATGATCATCCTGGGCATTCTGCTGCACGGCATCTGCTACGACTTCTTCTTCGTGACGGGCCAGATCTATGTGGATAAGAAGTCGACGCCGGAGATCCGGGGTCAGGCGCAGGGTATGCTGGTGCTGGTGACCTACGGGCTCGGCATGCTCATCGGTGCGCAGGTGGCGGGCAACCTCTACAACAGCTTCCTGAACGGTGCCGCGTCGCTCTCGCTGGAAGCCTGGCAGCAGTTCTGGTTCATTCCGGCGGCTTTTGCAGCGGTGGTGATGGTGCTCTTCGGGCTGCTGTTCAACGACCGGGTGGAGCGGACGCCGGCCACGGCGGCAGGCGCCCCGGCGGCCGTCGAAAAATGA
- a CDS encoding PorV/PorQ family protein: protein MKMRLPRWQWGLLLMLLWLAPRADAQQIGESGFQQVKLEKRAQTGLKFLSMSLDPRLAAMGSAATAQTLNTSLALLYNPATMAQMTDRFHLALMQAQWIADIRYNGGTLAFSPSGGIYGVFGVSVVAVDYGEFLGTIRADNESGYEDIGTYSPTALAVGFGYARALSDRFAVGGQVKYVRQDLGTFPVAFGDGGDLISKDYNKSTIAFDFGVIYHTGFRSLTFAASARNFSRELKYEQENFEPPLTFRIGVAMNLLDLTNQDPNMHKLLVAIDAERPRDFDERLHIGAEYVLMNTLALRAGYIYPSDVEGASLGVGIQQRFGSVGFMFNYAYTAFDTFDNVNRLGIQLSF, encoded by the coding sequence ATGAAGATGCGTCTACCACGCTGGCAATGGGGCCTGCTGCTGATGTTGCTCTGGCTGGCGCCCCGTGCCGATGCCCAGCAGATCGGAGAAAGCGGATTTCAGCAGGTAAAGCTTGAAAAGCGCGCCCAGACAGGGCTGAAGTTTCTGAGCATGTCGCTCGATCCCCGCCTGGCGGCCATGGGATCGGCGGCGACGGCGCAGACCCTGAACACGTCGCTGGCCCTGCTCTACAATCCGGCTACGATGGCCCAGATGACCGACCGCTTCCATCTGGCACTGATGCAGGCCCAGTGGATCGCCGACATTCGCTACAACGGCGGAACGCTGGCCTTCAGTCCGAGCGGTGGGATCTATGGGGTCTTCGGCGTGTCGGTGGTAGCCGTCGACTATGGCGAATTCCTTGGCACGATCCGGGCCGACAACGAGAGCGGTTACGAGGACATCGGTACCTATAGTCCTACCGCGCTGGCCGTGGGCTTCGGATACGCCCGGGCATTGAGCGACCGCTTCGCCGTGGGCGGACAGGTTAAATACGTCCGCCAGGATCTGGGCACCTTCCCGGTCGCCTTCGGCGATGGCGGCGACCTGATCAGCAAAGATTACAACAAAAGCACGATCGCGTTTGATTTCGGCGTGATCTATCACACGGGGTTCCGGAGTCTGACGTTTGCCGCCAGCGCCCGCAATTTTTCGCGGGAGTTGAAGTACGAGCAGGAGAACTTCGAACCCCCGCTGACCTTCCGGATCGGGGTGGCCATGAACCTGCTCGATCTGACCAACCAGGATCCCAACATGCACAAGCTCCTGGTGGCCATCGATGCCGAGCGACCGCGTGACTTCGACGAACGGCTGCACATCGGCGCCGAATATGTGTTGATGAACACGCTGGCGCTCCGGGCCGGTTACATCTATCCGTCCGACGTGGAAGGAGCCAGCCTGGGCGTGGGGATCCAGCAGCGCTTCGGCTCGGTGGGCTTCATGTTTAACTATGCCTACACGGCGTTCGACACCTTCGACAACGTAAATCGTCTGGGCATTCAACTTTCGTTCTGA
- a CDS encoding Gfo/Idh/MocA family protein, producing MATSRRDFLRRTGASLAGLALGPVVLTRPAHIVRLHPEPLRPVPPSDTIGLGMIGMGIMGFGNARTALQVPGVRLVAVADCYDGRLVRTKEVFGADVFTTRDYREVLARPDVDAVVVSTPDHLHAQIAIEAMEAGKDVYLEKPMVQRVEDGLRVIEAERRTGRVLIVGSQRVSSILYAKARELYRSGAIGQLNMVEAYMNRNSATGAWQYTIPPDASPQTVDWERFLGPAPRRPFDPVRFFRWRNYWDYGTGIPGDLFVHLFSGIHFVLDALGPTRIYASGGLRFWKDGREVPDVMAGLYEYPETEAHPSFTLSLKVNFANGGGGGEAFRFIGDEGMIEIGWGQVRLSKLPPRRLTEQELLGWNSLRTFPEAMQRQILEAFRAENPPQREVSETQEVVYQAPPGYDDRLDHFRNFFEAVRTRGRVVEDGTFGFRAAAPALLSNTSYLENRAIGWDPENMRQT from the coding sequence ATGGCTACGTCACGACGCGATTTTCTGCGCCGGACGGGCGCCTCGCTGGCCGGACTGGCCCTGGGGCCGGTCGTGCTGACGCGTCCGGCGCATATCGTTCGGCTGCACCCGGAACCGCTTCGACCCGTGCCGCCCTCCGACACGATCGGTCTGGGCATGATCGGCATGGGGATCATGGGCTTCGGCAATGCCCGTACGGCGTTGCAGGTGCCCGGGGTACGCCTGGTTGCCGTGGCCGACTGCTACGACGGGCGGCTCGTGCGTACGAAGGAGGTGTTCGGCGCCGACGTGTTCACCACGCGCGACTATCGCGAGGTGCTGGCGCGGCCGGATGTGGACGCCGTCGTCGTCTCCACGCCGGACCACCTGCACGCGCAGATCGCCATCGAGGCCATGGAGGCCGGCAAGGACGTGTATCTGGAAAAGCCCATGGTCCAGCGCGTTGAGGACGGTCTGCGCGTGATCGAAGCCGAGCGGCGCACCGGTCGTGTGCTCATCGTGGGCAGTCAGCGCGTCAGTTCCATCCTGTACGCCAAGGCCCGCGAGCTGTACCGATCGGGCGCCATCGGCCAGCTCAACATGGTCGAGGCCTATATGAACCGCAACTCGGCCACCGGCGCCTGGCAGTACACGATCCCGCCGGACGCCTCGCCGCAGACCGTCGACTGGGAGCGTTTTCTGGGACCGGCACCACGCCGGCCGTTCGATCCCGTGCGCTTTTTCCGCTGGCGCAACTACTGGGACTACGGCACGGGCATCCCCGGTGATCTGTTCGTGCATCTGTTCTCGGGCATCCACTTTGTCCTCGACGCGCTCGGTCCCACGCGTATCTACGCCTCGGGCGGGCTCCGCTTCTGGAAGGACGGCCGGGAGGTGCCCGACGTCATGGCCGGACTGTACGAGTATCCCGAGACGGAAGCCCACCCGTCGTTTACGCTTTCGCTCAAGGTGAACTTTGCCAACGGCGGAGGTGGGGGCGAGGCGTTTCGGTTCATCGGCGACGAGGGGATGATCGAGATCGGATGGGGGCAGGTGCGGCTCTCGAAGCTTCCGCCGCGACGGCTGACCGAGCAGGAGCTGCTCGGCTGGAATTCACTGCGGACGTTCCCGGAGGCCATGCAACGACAGATCCTCGAAGCGTTCCGGGCCGAAAATCCGCCGCAGCGTGAAGTCTCGGAAACGCAGGAAGTGGTCTATCAGGCTCCGCCGGGCTACGACGACCGGCTGGACCACTTCCGCAACTTCTTCGAGGCGGTGCGCACGCGCGGGCGGGTGGTCGAGGACGGCACCTTTGGCTTTCGAGCCGCCGCTCCGGCGCTCCTTTCGAACACCAGCTACCTCGAAAATCGGGCGATCGGCTGGGATCCGGAAAACATGCGACAGACCTGA